Proteins encoded within one genomic window of Acidimicrobiales bacterium:
- the rpsG gene encoding 30S ribosomal protein S7: MPRKGPAPRRELAPDPVHHSVLVTQLVNKVMQRGKRSLAERIVYQALEIVQERSGTDDVIGALKRAIENVKPALEVKSRRVGGATYQVPVDVRPRRSTTLAVRWLVGYARQRREKTMAERLANEILDASNGIGAAVKRREDMHKMAEANKAFAHYRW; this comes from the coding sequence ATGCCTCGCAAGGGACCCGCTCCCCGCCGGGAGCTCGCTCCGGACCCGGTGCACCACTCGGTGCTCGTCACCCAGCTGGTGAACAAGGTCATGCAGCGCGGCAAGCGCTCCCTGGCCGAGCGGATCGTCTACCAGGCCCTCGAGATCGTGCAGGAGCGCTCCGGCACCGACGACGTGATCGGGGCCCTCAAGCGGGCCATCGAGAACGTCAAGCCCGCCCTGGAGGTCAAGAGCCGCCGGGTCGGCGGCGCCACCTACCAGGTGCCGGTCGACGTCCGCCCCCGCCGTTCCACCACCCTGGCCGTGCGGTGGCTGGTGGGCTACGCCCGCCAGCGCCGTGAGAAGACCATGGCCGAGCGCCTGGCCAACGAGATCCTGGACGCCTCCAACGGCATCGGTGCCGCGGTGAAGCGTCGCGAGGACATGCACAAGATGGCCGAGGCCAACAAGGCGTTCGCCCACTACCGCTGGTAG